From one Candidatus Chlorobium masyuteum genomic stretch:
- a CDS encoding ATP-binding protein gives MHEREKTMKRQIITIDETKCTGCGECIPGCPEGALQVIDGKVRLVSDLFCDGLGACIGHCPTGAMKIESREAEPYDEKRVMHESIAKGGPNVIAAHLSHLIEHNEQVYLQQALEYLKEQGIANPLPSSSAHAPHNHGAHGGGCPGSKMMDFRDSGSSSGAAPAHPASLQVSALRQWPIQLHLVSPQAPYFQGSDLLLAADCAAFAVGDFHAKFMTGKSLGIACPKLDSDMDIYVDKLAAMIDHSNINTITVVIMEVPCCGGLMSIVAEALKRASRKVPVKKVVISLKGETLSEEWV, from the coding sequence GTGCATGAAAGGGAAAAAACCATGAAACGTCAGATCATCACCATAGATGAAACAAAATGTACCGGATGTGGAGAGTGTATTCCCGGATGCCCTGAAGGCGCACTGCAGGTCATTGACGGCAAGGTGCGCCTTGTCAGTGATCTCTTCTGCGATGGTCTCGGTGCCTGTATCGGGCATTGCCCGACCGGAGCAATGAAAATAGAGAGTCGTGAAGCTGAGCCCTACGATGAAAAACGGGTTATGCATGAGAGCATCGCAAAGGGAGGCCCGAATGTGATCGCGGCGCATCTCAGCCATCTGATTGAGCACAATGAGCAGGTTTATCTGCAACAGGCATTGGAGTACCTCAAGGAGCAGGGAATAGCCAATCCTCTGCCCTCCTCTTCCGCTCATGCGCCACATAACCATGGTGCGCATGGCGGGGGATGCCCCGGCAGTAAAATGATGGATTTCCGTGACAGCGGTTCCTCTTCAGGCGCAGCGCCAGCTCATCCTGCTTCCTTGCAGGTGAGTGCACTACGCCAGTGGCCGATCCAGCTCCATCTTGTTTCACCGCAGGCACCATATTTTCAGGGTTCCGATCTTTTGCTTGCTGCCGACTGCGCAGCATTTGCTGTTGGCGATTTTCACGCAAAGTTCATGACCGGCAAAAGCCTCGGGATAGCATGTCCGAAACTGGATTCGGACATGGATATCTACGTGGACAAACTGGCAGCCATGATTGACCATTCAAACATCAACACCATCACCGTTGTAATTATGGAGGTTCCCTGCTGCGGCGGCCTGATGTCGATTGTTGCCGAAGCGTTGAAGAGGGCCTCGCGCAAGGTTCCGGTCAAAAAAGTGGTTATCAGCCTGAAAGGCGAGACCCTGTCAGAAGAGTGGGTGTGA
- the smc gene encoding chromosome segregation protein SMC has protein sequence MYLSKIELFGFKSFAHKVRISFDKGLTAIVGPNGCGKTNVVDAMRWVLGEQKSSLLRSAKMENIIFNGSKNLKPLSLTEVSITVENTKNVLPIEYTEVTVTRRIYRSGESEFLLNQVPCRLKDILDLFTDTGMGSDAYSVIELKMIEEIISNKSEERLKLFEEAAGITRYKQRRKQTFKLLESASRDLSRVDDVLAEVEKKVRSLKLQVRKAEKLRELKKEIRELDLALSWLSMEELREKLEPMRQRIREEELRNHECAAKIATEDSVTQERELGLLQEETTLSETQKSLNELNQQIHLLEKQLLQHEEHQKNLVSIIARSAVIIAEKEQNISEQERLKNELLQQRVPCEESCSELYDAFTSLADEHDRLDGTLRRERDELSRERRRSAEQQSADNQLALTKRSLESKKEHLRTSVERLETKKVTILQKLAEAAESDHRLSEEINRKQNELGEAKTRESRLLEHRESINARIEEKREALLLRRDGRDKLHNRILLANSVLDNFEGMPEGLAFLEKQKNGKAGLGCISDLLSLDDRYRKAVNAALGESINYYVCRSLSEAREGIANLAKSDKGKVHFLVLDLVGGSAAGEYKALSGAEKTLDVIDCPAELQAALCLALGKSYITESLQEAETLALQYPDCSFVTLEGEKFSGSGVLFGGSSKNSEGLRLGKKSERERLQKEVTAIEKTIQKEEESLRILREELGSIKTAEQRRDIERLESELGALEKSAARLDAEKNGMKQESELTGREIESLIQQKNSCDTELQKLLPSITDSEAKGRLIRDTIRKLQESLTSFENRYHELGREVQTRQSRYKDGLLELEKLKLNIAAADQRLTTLHDEISKMRAEKESSEKEISLGSGASDQLSKQLDSLRILAAGEQKKLNELESAYRERQAQHHETLGQLRDLRRKHDVGMQLLSALLQERSQLDQSLDHLFTAVQLKHDCDLALMSPPAVDNAFDRKKAAEKLEQLLRQREQFGAVNELALEEYETEKERFDFLTEQKEDLLSAETQLRTTIDEINKTALEKFEATWREVRKNFITIFHELFDPEDEVDLIIHAGEDPLEAHIEIVAKPRGKKPLSIEQLSGGEKALTALSLLFAIYLVKPSPFCILDEVDAPLDDANVGRFIKLLKKFENNTQFIIVTHNKKTMASCQALYGVTMEEEGVSKLIPVRLENIRN, from the coding sequence ATGTACCTTTCCAAAATTGAACTCTTCGGCTTCAAAAGCTTTGCTCACAAGGTCAGAATAAGCTTTGACAAGGGACTTACAGCAATTGTCGGCCCCAATGGATGCGGCAAGACCAATGTTGTTGATGCAATGCGCTGGGTTCTCGGCGAGCAGAAATCATCCCTTCTCCGATCCGCAAAAATGGAGAACATTATTTTCAACGGATCGAAAAACCTCAAGCCGCTCAGTCTCACCGAAGTTTCGATCACTGTTGAGAACACAAAAAATGTGCTCCCGATCGAGTATACCGAAGTGACCGTCACCCGCCGTATTTACCGGAGCGGAGAGAGTGAGTTCCTGTTAAACCAGGTCCCCTGCCGCCTCAAGGATATTCTCGATCTTTTTACCGATACCGGCATGGGCAGCGATGCCTATTCGGTTATCGAGCTGAAGATGATTGAAGAGATCATCAGCAATAAAAGCGAGGAGCGGCTCAAGCTTTTTGAAGAGGCCGCCGGTATTACCCGTTACAAACAGCGCAGAAAACAGACATTCAAACTGCTTGAAAGCGCATCTCGTGACCTGTCAAGGGTGGATGATGTGCTGGCTGAAGTTGAAAAAAAGGTACGGAGCCTGAAACTCCAGGTAAGGAAAGCAGAGAAACTGCGGGAGCTGAAAAAGGAGATCCGCGAGCTTGATCTGGCACTCTCATGGCTTTCCATGGAGGAGTTACGCGAAAAGCTTGAGCCCATGCGGCAAAGAATCAGGGAGGAGGAGCTGCGGAATCACGAGTGTGCAGCAAAAATCGCCACAGAGGACAGCGTTACCCAGGAGCGTGAACTGGGTCTGCTTCAGGAAGAGACTACGCTCTCTGAAACACAAAAATCACTCAACGAGCTGAATCAGCAGATTCACCTGCTTGAAAAACAGCTCCTCCAGCATGAAGAGCATCAAAAAAATCTGGTATCGATCATAGCACGATCAGCGGTAATCATCGCTGAAAAAGAGCAGAATATCAGTGAACAGGAACGGCTCAAAAACGAGCTGCTGCAGCAGAGAGTCCCCTGTGAAGAGAGCTGTTCCGAACTCTACGATGCATTTACAAGCCTGGCTGATGAACACGACCGGCTTGACGGGACACTGCGCCGGGAGAGGGATGAACTTTCGAGAGAACGAAGAAGAAGTGCAGAACAGCAGAGTGCCGACAATCAGCTTGCCCTGACGAAACGAAGTCTCGAATCAAAAAAAGAGCATCTGCGCACCTCGGTTGAGCGGCTTGAAACAAAAAAAGTGACCATTCTGCAAAAACTGGCAGAAGCGGCCGAAAGTGACCACCGGCTTTCAGAAGAGATTAACCGCAAACAGAACGAACTTGGCGAAGCAAAAACACGGGAGAGCCGGCTTCTGGAGCACCGCGAGAGCATAAATGCACGGATCGAAGAAAAAAGAGAGGCCCTTCTGCTCCGCCGGGACGGACGCGACAAACTGCATAACCGTATTCTGCTTGCCAATTCCGTGCTGGATAACTTTGAAGGGATGCCTGAAGGGCTCGCTTTCCTTGAAAAGCAGAAAAACGGTAAAGCCGGCCTTGGTTGCATCTCCGATCTTCTCTCTCTTGACGACCGTTACCGCAAAGCAGTCAATGCAGCGCTGGGAGAAAGCATAAACTACTATGTCTGCCGCTCGCTCAGTGAGGCCAGGGAGGGAATTGCAAACCTTGCAAAATCGGACAAGGGTAAAGTTCATTTTCTGGTCCTTGATCTTGTTGGCGGATCGGCCGCCGGTGAGTACAAAGCACTCAGCGGCGCAGAAAAAACGCTCGACGTTATCGACTGTCCGGCGGAGCTGCAAGCCGCCCTCTGCCTTGCACTGGGCAAAAGCTACATCACCGAGAGCCTCCAGGAGGCCGAAACCCTTGCACTGCAGTATCCTGACTGCTCATTTGTCACGCTTGAGGGGGAAAAATTCAGCGGCAGCGGGGTCCTCTTCGGCGGAAGCTCAAAAAACAGCGAAGGGTTGCGATTAGGTAAAAAATCGGAACGTGAACGACTGCAAAAAGAGGTTACCGCAATTGAGAAAACCATTCAGAAGGAGGAGGAGAGTCTCCGGATTCTGCGCGAGGAACTCGGCTCAATAAAAACGGCGGAACAGCGCCGCGACATTGAGCGGCTTGAGTCAGAGCTCGGTGCTCTTGAAAAAAGTGCTGCACGGCTGGATGCTGAAAAAAACGGAATGAAACAGGAGTCAGAGCTGACCGGGCGTGAAATCGAGTCACTTATCCAGCAGAAAAACAGTTGCGACACTGAACTGCAAAAGCTGCTGCCATCAATCACCGATAGTGAAGCGAAAGGGCGGCTTATCAGAGATACTATCCGGAAACTGCAGGAGAGCCTTACTTCGTTTGAAAACCGCTACCATGAACTTGGCAGGGAGGTCCAGACCCGCCAGAGCCGGTATAAGGATGGGCTGCTCGAACTTGAAAAGCTCAAGCTGAACATAGCCGCTGCCGACCAGAGACTTACGACGCTGCATGACGAGATCAGCAAGATGAGGGCCGAAAAGGAGAGTTCAGAAAAAGAGATAAGCCTGGGCAGTGGTGCTTCCGATCAACTGAGCAAACAGCTCGACTCGCTTCGCATTCTCGCTGCCGGAGAACAGAAAAAACTTAACGAGCTTGAATCGGCATACAGGGAACGCCAGGCACAGCATCATGAGACCCTTGGCCAGCTGAGGGATCTTCGCCGGAAACATGATGTAGGCATGCAGCTCCTCTCGGCACTTTTACAGGAGCGCTCACAGCTCGATCAATCACTTGACCACCTCTTCACTGCCGTGCAGCTGAAACATGATTGTGATCTGGCCCTCATGAGTCCACCTGCCGTTGACAACGCTTTTGACCGTAAAAAAGCGGCAGAAAAACTTGAACAGCTGCTGAGACAACGGGAACAGTTCGGAGCCGTCAATGAGCTTGCGCTTGAAGAGTATGAAACAGAGAAAGAGCGGTTTGACTTCCTGACAGAGCAGAAGGAGGATCTGCTCAGCGCTGAAACACAGCTTCGCACAACCATCGATGAGATCAACAAGACCGCCCTTGAGAAATTCGAAGCAACCTGGAGGGAAGTGCGGAAAAACTTTATCACGATTTTTCATGAGCTCTTTGATCCCGAAGATGAAGTGGATCTGATCATTCATGCCGGTGAAGACCCTCTTGAAGCTCATATCGAAATTGTGGCCAAACCGAGAGGCAAAAAACCGCTCTCAATCGAGCAGCTCAGCGGAGGAGAGAAAGCCTTGACCGCCCTTTCGCTCCTTTTTGCCATCTACCTGGTAAAACCGAGTCCGTTCTGCATTCTTGACGAAGTGGATGCTCCGCTGGATGATGCAAATGTCGGAAGGTTCATTAAACTCCTGAAAAAATTTGAGAATAACACCCAATTTATTATTGTTACGCACAACAAAAAAACCATGGCTTCATGCCAGGCTCTTTACGGGGTCACCATGGAAGAGGAAGGGGTATCAAAACTGATTCCCGTCCGGCTGGAAAATATCAGAAACTGA
- a CDS encoding RrF2 family transcriptional regulator — translation MKVLTKNTDYAIRALLALAAEKGSYLSAKAIASGQDIPYQFLRRLLQEMIRHNLIVSKEGARGGFMLEKDPDAITVTQLIEIFQGKVQVSECMFRKQICGNRSRCVLRHEIMRIEQVVQSEFEKVTIGKLLRDLEAANRK, via the coding sequence ATGAAAGTACTGACAAAAAATACGGATTACGCCATTCGGGCACTGCTGGCTCTTGCCGCTGAAAAAGGGAGTTACCTCTCCGCAAAGGCTATTGCTTCAGGGCAGGATATTCCCTACCAGTTTCTTCGCCGGCTGTTGCAGGAGATGATCCGCCACAATCTCATTGTTTCAAAGGAGGGGGCTCGTGGTGGTTTTATGCTCGAAAAGGATCCGGATGCCATCACGGTGACGCAGTTGATCGAGATTTTTCAGGGAAAGGTTCAGGTCTCGGAGTGCATGTTCCGCAAGCAGATCTGTGGCAACCGTTCGCGGTGTGTGCTGCGTCACGAGATCATGCGCATCGAGCAGGTGGTGCAGAGCGAATTTGAAAAAGTCACCATCGGCAAGCTACTCCGTGACCTTGAAGCGGCAAACAGAAAGTGA
- the nth gene encoding endonuclease III has product MTPKEKIVLLKEVLGSRYPNPKSELNFENPFQLLIATILAAQSTDRQVNVITRELFRVAPDAKSLSRMELDGVKNLVRSINYYNNKAKNILEVSRILVNEYEGRVPDRRAALESLPGVGRKTANVVLSNAFHQAVMPVDTHVHRVSNRIGLVKTGKVEETETELMKIIPEAWVIDFHHYLLLHGRYTCKAKKPECPSCPLSFVCDYARLQS; this is encoded by the coding sequence ATGACCCCGAAAGAAAAAATCGTCCTGCTGAAAGAGGTGCTTGGAAGCAGATACCCGAACCCGAAAAGCGAGCTCAACTTTGAGAACCCGTTTCAGTTGCTGATAGCAACCATTCTTGCCGCCCAGTCAACCGACCGGCAGGTCAACGTCATTACCCGTGAACTGTTCAGGGTAGCTCCGGATGCCAAATCGCTGAGCCGCATGGAGCTTGACGGGGTCAAAAACCTCGTACGCTCCATCAACTATTACAACAACAAGGCAAAAAACATCCTTGAAGTCAGCAGGATTCTGGTCAACGAATACGAAGGCAGAGTTCCTGATAGAAGAGCTGCGCTTGAAAGCCTTCCCGGAGTAGGAAGAAAAACAGCCAATGTTGTGCTGAGTAATGCATTTCATCAGGCAGTCATGCCGGTCGATACCCATGTTCACCGCGTTTCAAACAGGATCGGACTGGTAAAGACCGGGAAAGTGGAGGAGACCGAAACTGAACTGATGAAAATCATCCCCGAAGCCTGGGTTATTGACTTTCATCACTATCTGCTGCTGCACGGACGCTACACCTGCAAGGCAAAAAAACCCGAATGCCCAAGCTGCCCGCTCTCCTTTGTTTGCGATTATGCCCGGTTGCAGAGCTAA
- a CDS encoding site-2 protease family protein, with amino-acid sequence MNPQKAGAGYYQNYPLHLLLFLLTVLTTLWAGAFWSGHPVTFKSTVPFLDNLSSGTQYSLSLLLFLSVHEFGHFIAAQRHRVMATLPYYIPLPPLPFMLSLGTMGAVIKIRERMPGTKALFDIGITGPLSGFIVCFGLLLYGFLTLPPADFIYTIHPELKKSLTVHAPDPQGSLTLGKNLLWILLEKTIAPKELPPMTEMYHYPYLFTGWLGSLVTALNLLPVGQLDGGHVIYAMFGRKGHATAARGFLIFITILGFPSLLELLLSLLKPEAVSLIPELLRHWSWSGWILWAIILSRLIGMNHPPTEHDEPLSFSRNVIGWVAIAIFLLTFTPVPFGIN; translated from the coding sequence ATGAATCCCCAAAAAGCCGGTGCAGGCTACTACCAGAACTACCCTCTTCATCTCCTTCTGTTTCTCCTGACGGTGCTTACCACACTTTGGGCAGGGGCATTCTGGAGCGGCCATCCGGTTACCTTCAAGAGCACCGTTCCTTTCCTTGACAATCTCTCTTCCGGAACGCAATACTCACTCTCCCTGCTTCTTTTTTTAAGTGTGCATGAGTTCGGCCATTTTATCGCAGCTCAGCGTCATCGGGTTATGGCCACACTCCCCTACTACATTCCCCTTCCTCCCCTGCCGTTTATGCTCAGCCTCGGAACCATGGGCGCAGTCATAAAAATCAGGGAGCGAATGCCGGGAACAAAAGCCCTCTTCGATATCGGAATAACCGGCCCGTTAAGCGGTTTTATTGTCTGTTTCGGACTTCTGCTCTACGGTTTTCTGACTCTTCCTCCGGCTGATTTCATCTATACCATTCACCCCGAGCTCAAGAAATCCCTAACCGTGCACGCCCCGGACCCGCAGGGGAGCCTCACGCTTGGCAAAAACCTGCTCTGGATTCTGCTTGAAAAAACGATAGCCCCGAAAGAGCTCCCTCCCATGACCGAGATGTATCACTATCCCTATCTCTTCACCGGATGGCTCGGCTCGCTTGTAACCGCGCTCAACCTTCTTCCCGTCGGTCAGCTTGATGGCGGTCACGTCATCTACGCAATGTTCGGAAGAAAAGGTCATGCAACGGCAGCAAGGGGATTCCTCATTTTTATCACCATTCTCGGCTTTCCCTCGCTGCTTGAGCTACTGCTCTCCCTGCTTAAACCCGAAGCTGTCTCTCTCATACCGGAGCTGCTTCGCCACTGGTCCTGGTCGGGCTGGATCCTCTGGGCCATTATTCTGTCACGGCTCATCGGAATGAATCACCCGCCAACAGAACACGATGAGCCTCTTTCATTTTCACGAAACGTGATCGGCTGGGTTGCAATTGCCATCTTTCTTTTGACCTTTACCCCGGTACCGTTCGGTATCAACTGA
- a CDS encoding HAD family hydrolase produces MLKKLVLFDIDGTLLSVGRINRSVLGDALKEVYGTEGSTGTHNFAGKMDSVIMYEVLQSAGLSEDDITGKFELAKATYIEMFRDLAKPEDVTLMEGVRELLDELSVRSELMLGLLTGNFEESGRHKLRLPYIDHYFPFGAFADDAKSRNALPPVAVEKAYRITGRRFSDDDVIIIGDTEHDIACARAHNAKSIAVATGTYSAGELKKHKPDVVLENLCQTDLVISEILRTKIN; encoded by the coding sequence ATGCTCAAGAAACTGGTGTTATTTGACATTGACGGAACGCTGCTATCGGTAGGCAGGATCAACCGGAGTGTGCTTGGTGATGCGCTTAAAGAGGTATACGGCACTGAAGGAAGTACCGGTACACATAACTTTGCAGGCAAGATGGACAGTGTCATTATGTATGAAGTGCTGCAGAGTGCCGGACTGAGCGAAGATGATATTACAGGGAAGTTTGAGCTGGCAAAGGCAACCTATATCGAGATGTTCAGGGATCTGGCCAAACCTGAAGATGTCACCCTGATGGAGGGTGTCCGGGAACTGCTCGATGAGCTTTCGGTCCGATCAGAACTGATGCTCGGTCTTCTGACAGGAAATTTTGAGGAATCGGGACGCCACAAACTGCGCCTCCCCTATATAGACCACTATTTTCCGTTCGGAGCATTTGCCGATGACGCAAAGAGCCGTAACGCCCTGCCTCCGGTCGCTGTTGAAAAAGCATACCGGATTACAGGACGGAGGTTTTCAGATGATGATGTCATCATTATCGGCGATACGGAACATGACATTGCCTGCGCCAGAGCGCACAATGCGAAGTCAATTGCCGTAGCCACCGGAACCTATTCAGCAGGTGAACTGAAAAAACACAAACCGGATGTGGTACTGGAAAACTTATGCCAGACCGATCTTGTTATCAGTGAGATACTCCGAACAAAAATCAACTAA
- the nusB gene encoding transcription antitermination factor NusB gives MKTYRRQIREKILQALYTIEIRETDIDSAAGWLLTQEILDDANAMKFFNLLLKSIKENREEIDRYIAKHTFNWDMSRIAIIDKNILRMALAEILYCEDIPPKVSINEAIEIAKKFTSTDKSSKFVNGILDAIFNELKAEGKVHKNGRGLIDHSTAKVQKPEIEG, from the coding sequence ATGAAGACCTACCGTCGACAAATCCGTGAAAAGATTTTACAGGCACTCTATACCATAGAAATCAGAGAGACCGATATAGACTCTGCTGCCGGATGGCTTTTAACGCAGGAGATCCTTGATGATGCCAACGCCATGAAATTTTTCAATCTGCTCCTGAAAAGCATCAAGGAGAACCGCGAGGAGATTGACCGCTATATCGCCAAGCATACTTTTAACTGGGATATGAGCCGTATTGCTATCATCGACAAGAACATTCTCCGCATGGCTCTTGCTGAAATCCTCTACTGCGAGGATATTCCCCCCAAGGTTTCGATCAATGAAGCGATCGAAATCGCAAAAAAATTCACCAGCACCGACAAGAGCAGCAAGTTTGTCAACGGGATTCTTGACGCAATTTTCAATGAACTGAAAGCTGAAGGAAAAGTCCATAAAAACGGCCGCGGACTTATTGACCACTCAACTGCTAAAGTTCAGAAACCGGAGATTGAGGGGTGA
- the folP gene encoding dihydropteroate synthase, whose amino-acid sequence MKSGEDASTAFQINCRGRLLDLSSGPKIMGILNTTPDSFFDGGSLHKKSGGIDLDRAVDHTLEMIREGASIIDIGGESSRPGAEKISAREEIKRTIPLIELLQRKTDVLISIDTYKAEVAGKALQAGAHMINDISGFTFDTALPAVCRHYSAAVILMHTPMKPQSMLWSTDTGSEKGDILARVSCFLEQSIAVAESNSIHDIIIDPGFGFGKSVEENFRLLDSLSSLKRLRRPILAGLSRKSFLGYAVTPNGEEILPPSERLTATITADTIALINGASILRVHDVEEAAQSLRVLDAMKRF is encoded by the coding sequence ATGAAGAGCGGAGAAGATGCATCAACAGCATTTCAGATCAACTGCAGGGGAAGATTGCTGGACCTCTCCTCCGGCCCCAAAATCATGGGTATCCTGAATACCACGCCTGACTCCTTTTTTGACGGCGGATCATTACACAAAAAAAGCGGAGGCATTGATCTTGACCGGGCAGTGGATCACACGCTTGAGATGATCCGAGAGGGCGCTTCAATTATCGATATCGGCGGTGAATCTTCACGCCCCGGAGCCGAAAAGATTTCCGCCAGGGAGGAGATCAAGCGAACCATTCCGCTTATCGAGCTTTTGCAGAGAAAAACCGATGTGCTGATCTCTATTGACACCTACAAGGCCGAGGTTGCCGGAAAAGCGCTTCAGGCCGGTGCTCATATGATCAATGATATTTCCGGTTTCACCTTTGATACCGCTCTTCCGGCGGTTTGCCGCCACTACAGCGCTGCGGTAATTCTGATGCACACTCCCATGAAACCCCAATCCATGCTCTGGAGCACCGATACCGGTTCCGAAAAGGGCGATATCCTTGCAAGGGTAAGCTGCTTTCTGGAGCAGTCAATTGCTGTTGCTGAAAGCAATTCGATTCATGACATTATCATCGATCCCGGATTCGGATTCGGAAAAAGTGTGGAGGAGAACTTCCGCCTGCTTGACAGCCTCAGCTCACTCAAAAGACTCAGGCGGCCTATCCTTGCCGGACTCTCAAGAAAATCATTTCTCGGCTATGCCGTCACCCCGAACGGAGAAGAGATACTCCCCCCCTCCGAAAGACTGACAGCCACGATAACGGCAGATACCATCGCGCTTATCAACGGGGCGAGCATCCTCAGGGTTCATGATGTTGAAGAAGCCGCCCAAAGCCTTCGTGTGCTGGACGCGATGAAGAGATTTTGA
- a CDS encoding heme-binding domain-containing protein, with product MNFVKFLGGAAIALAAIQLVPYGRDHTNPPVTGEPKWDSPRTQELFNRACKDCHSNNTVWPWYSSVAPASWLTQLDVSMGREAFNVSEWGRPEENEGEKAAEEVREGKMPMVIYLPAHPEAKLNAQEKEELVKGLVATFGDEKNEKKDAKGAAKPKDKDNDKD from the coding sequence ATGAATTTTGTGAAATTTTTAGGAGGTGCCGCTATTGCACTTGCAGCCATTCAGCTTGTTCCTTACGGACGTGATCACACAAATCCGCCGGTAACCGGTGAGCCTAAATGGGACTCCCCGAGAACTCAGGAGCTTTTCAATCGCGCCTGCAAAGACTGCCATTCCAATAATACCGTATGGCCATGGTACAGCTCGGTTGCTCCCGCTTCCTGGTTAACCCAGCTCGATGTCTCCATGGGACGCGAGGCATTCAATGTATCCGAATGGGGCCGACCTGAAGAAAATGAGGGTGAAAAAGCTGCCGAAGAAGTAAGGGAAGGTAAAATGCCCATGGTTATCTACCTGCCTGCTCATCCGGAAGCCAAGCTGAATGCACAGGAGAAGGAGGAGCTGGTCAAAGGACTCGTGGCAACATTCGGAGATGAGAAGAACGAGAAAAAGGATGCGAAGGGAGCAGCCAAACCGAAGGATAAGGATAACGACAAGGATTAA
- a CDS encoding class I SAM-dependent methyltransferase, with product MLQLKTAGFKALDNLRKKELFPPQWQNMEELEQVSDSVLSQFLDERFRVSQELGGGFLISALIDKALRTRDNELMDDRNLPVSEKLKLVRALDRQNAMMQLYPRYVDLLIPFIREISETKKREVRVLELASGAGGLTLALAEAVRQKKLHASVTGSDIVPAYIEAGNTRAAELGVPASFRYLDAFDLTSAGKGAFDLVVISQSLHHFTPGQLAVMIALASENAATAFVGIDGYRSLLLACGVPFVAAMQGIASFTLDGLTSARKFYTELELDMIAEIASGKKVQRVSCSWPLSVMTVRF from the coding sequence ATGCTCCAACTGAAAACTGCGGGTTTCAAAGCTCTTGACAATCTTCGCAAAAAGGAGCTCTTTCCCCCTCAATGGCAGAACATGGAGGAGCTTGAACAGGTGTCGGACTCTGTTTTATCGCAGTTTCTGGATGAACGCTTCAGGGTATCACAGGAGCTTGGTGGCGGTTTTCTTATCTCAGCGCTGATTGATAAAGCACTGCGCACACGGGATAACGAGCTTATGGATGACCGGAATCTGCCTGTGAGCGAAAAGCTGAAACTGGTAAGGGCTCTGGACCGGCAAAATGCCATGATGCAGCTCTACCCGCGTTATGTTGATTTGCTGATACCCTTCATCCGGGAGATTTCTGAAACAAAAAAACGGGAAGTACGGGTGCTGGAACTGGCAAGTGGAGCCGGGGGACTGACTCTGGCGCTCGCCGAAGCCGTGCGGCAAAAAAAACTGCATGCATCGGTTACCGGGTCAGACATTGTTCCGGCATATATCGAGGCAGGTAACACACGTGCTGCAGAGCTTGGTGTTCCGGCAAGCTTCCGCTATCTCGACGCCTTTGATTTGACGTCGGCGGGCAAAGGAGCGTTTGATCTTGTCGTAATCTCGCAAAGCCTGCACCATTTCACTCCGGGCCAGCTTGCGGTCATGATAGCCCTTGCTTCAGAAAATGCTGCAACAGCGTTCGTCGGCATTGATGGATACAGAAGTCTGCTTCTTGCCTGCGGAGTACCTTTTGTTGCCGCCATGCAGGGAATAGCGTCTTTCACCCTTGACGGACTGACATCCGCAAGAAAATTCTATACAGAACTGGAACTGGATATGATTGCAGAGATCGCTTCCGGCAAAAAGGTTCAACGGGTGAGCTGTTCATGGCCATTAAGCGTCATGACCGTCCGGTTCTGA